From a region of the Pukyongiella litopenaei genome:
- a CDS encoding DUF808 domain-containing protein yields MSGLLALLDDVAGIAKVAAASLDDVASQAAKAGAKAAGAVIDDAAVAPKYVHGFSAARELPIIWKIAKGSLKNKIFFLLPAALLLSAFAPWLIHPLLMLGGAYLCFEGAEKIWHALHPHDAHTGFAENAPGDPAHLEEEKAAGAIKTDFILSAEIMTIALAAIPQSNFWMEAATLAVVGIGITIAVYGSVAVIVKADDVGLFVSENGRFALTRALGRGLVKAMPGFMRWLTIIGTAAMLWVGGSIVIHGLEVLGFGWLGHQIHDLAVAAAHWVPENMRKAGEWIATAAMDGVFGLALGFALIPVVVRVIVPLWSRMTGGTASGGH; encoded by the coding sequence ATGAGCGGACTTCTGGCACTTCTCGATGACGTGGCGGGGATCGCCAAGGTGGCGGCGGCGTCGCTCGACGATGTGGCGTCGCAGGCGGCCAAGGCGGGCGCCAAGGCGGCGGGCGCCGTGATCGACGACGCGGCGGTGGCGCCGAAATATGTGCATGGATTTTCCGCCGCGCGCGAATTGCCGATCATCTGGAAGATCGCCAAGGGGTCGCTGAAGAACAAGATCTTCTTCCTGCTGCCCGCCGCGCTGTTGCTGTCGGCCTTTGCGCCCTGGCTGATCCACCCGTTGCTGATGCTGGGTGGGGCCTATCTGTGTTTCGAGGGGGCGGAAAAGATCTGGCACGCCCTGCATCCCCATGACGCCCACACCGGTTTTGCCGAAAACGCGCCCGGCGATCCCGCGCATCTTGAAGAGGAGAAGGCCGCGGGTGCCATCAAGACCGATTTCATCCTGTCCGCCGAGATCATGACCATCGCGTTGGCCGCCATCCCGCAGAGCAATTTCTGGATGGAGGCCGCGACGCTGGCGGTGGTCGGCATCGGCATCACCATCGCGGTCTATGGCAGCGTGGCGGTGATCGTGAAGGCCGACGATGTCGGCCTGTTCGTCTCGGAGAACGGCCGGTTCGCGCTGACACGGGCGCTGGGGCGGGGGCTGGTGAAGGCCATGCCGGGCTTCATGCGGTGGCTGACCATCATCGGCACCGCGGCCATGCTCTGGGTCGGCGGGTCGATCGTCATCCACGGGCTCGAAGTGCTGGGCTTTGGCTGGCTCGGGCACCAGATCCACGATCTGGCCGTCGCGGCGGCGCATTGGGTGCCCGAGAATATGCGCAAGGCCGGGGAATGGATCGCCACGGCGGCGATGGATGGCGTGTTCGGCCTGGCGCTGGGCTTCGCGCTGATCCCGGTCGTGGTGCGGGTCATCGTTCCGCTCTGGTCCCGCATGACCGGCGGCACGGCCTCGGGCGGGCACTGA